CTGATCGTAAGGGCTGTAGGAGTGGATATAATGGTAATAGTCAGCATCGTTGGGGTTGCCCCATTCGTCATATTCTCCTGTGGTCAGCGGAATGCTTTCATCAAGCATGGTCGAAACCACATCGACAAAAGGCACGGAAGCAACCACACCTTGGTAGAGTTCGGGGGCCTGGTTGATCACGGCACCGATCAATAAGCCGCCGGCGCTGCCCCCGGCGGCAAATAATTTATCTTTTGCGCCATAACCCTGTGCTACCAGGGCCTTGCTGACATCGATAAAGTCATTAAAGGTGTTTTTCTTGTTCAGCAGCTTGCCGTCTTCGTACCAGTGTCTGCCCAGCTCTTCGCCGCCGCGGACATGGGCCACGGCATAAACGAAACCGCGGTCGAGCAGGCTTAAATTTGACGGGCTGAAGCTGATATCCAGGCTTTCGCCATAGGCGCCGTAGGCATATACCAGAAGAGGGTTTTCGTTATTAAACAGGGCTTTTTTATAGACCAGGGAAACGGGCACTTTAATGCCGTCGCGTGCGATGACCCACAGGCGTTCGCTCTGATAATCGTCGCCGCTAAAACCGCCCAGTACTTTGCTTTGTTTTAACAGCCGGGTTTCGCCGCTGTCCAGGTCAAGCTCATAAATGCTTGATGGTGTGGTAAAGGAAGTGTACTGGTAGCGGAATTTATTACTCTTGCTGTCCGGGTTGTAATGGCTGAAAACCGTGTAGACGGGATCGTGGAACTGAAGCGCTTTGGCTTCACCGCTTTGGTAATGGATTTGCCTGAGCTGGGGCAAGCCGCCCTGGCGCTCTTCCACCACCAGGTAGTCGCGCATCAGGTCGAAACCTTCCAGCAGCACGTCTTCACGGGCCGGTACTATGCCGGTCCATAAATCCGCATTTTCTTGTGTTCTTTGCTCTGAGGTCATTAAGGCAAAGTTTTTGCCCGGCTTGTTGGTCAGGATAAAGAACTTATCGTTAAAATGGTCCACCGTATATTCATGGCCGCGCTTACGCGGTAAGAAGTTGCTAAACTCCCCGTCCGGGTTATCGGCATCTAAAATTAAGCAGTCGCAGGTAGTGGTGCTGGTAATGCCCAACACCAGGTATTTTTCCGAGCGGGTTTTATACAGGTGCAGGTAAAAGGATTCGTCGTCTTCCTGGTAAATCAGCTGGTCATTACTGGCATCTGTGCCTAAGGTATGGCGGTAAACCTGATAGGGTAACAAGGTTTCCGGGTGCTGCTTGACATAAAACACGGTTTCATTGTCGTTGGCCCAGACTGCGCCTGCGGTATCTTTGATGGTTTCGGGAAAATCTTCTCCCGTAGCCAGGTTTTTAAACCTCAGGGTGTACTGGCGGCGGCTGAGGGTATCTTCACTGTAGGCCATCAGCATGGCATTGCTGGATAAGGTGATCTCCCCCAGCTCATAATAGCTGTGCCCTTCGGCGCGTTCATTACAGTCTAGAATAACCTGCTCGGGAGCTTCCATATCGCCTTTTCGGCGGGTATACAGGGTGAAATCTTTGCCTTCGTCAAAGCGGGAAATATACCAGAAGCCGTTTTTAAAATAGGGCACAGACTCCAGCGCCGGCTCCTGGCGGGCGACCATTTCGTCATAAAGCTGCTTTTTCAGCGGCTCCAGCGGCGCCATAACCGATTTGGTAAAGGCATTTTCTTCGTTCAGATAGGCCAATACTTCCGGGGCCTGGCGCTCGTCGTCGCGTAACCAGAAATAGTCGTCCCGGCGTTTGTGGCCGTGTATTTCATGTAAATGTGTTTTTTTTACGGCGACCGGGGCCTGGGGTGTACTTGTTAACTTCATATCGGCTTCTAAACGGTAATGGTGGGCAGATGTTAGCATTGCCTTAGGTGTCGAGGAAGAGGCGGGCATAAATTTAGGCAGGGAGCGGCGTATGGGCAGACTCAGGGAAAAGGGCTGTAGTGTCCGTCAGCCTTAGTGCCGGTGAAGAACTTACGGATATTTTTAAGGTGAAAAAAAATTATTTCAGAGTTAATACCTTGTTACAAGATGGCGGGTGATGGAAATATAAGTTAGGCATAAGATGAAGAAGTTCAGGTTGTTTTATAACCACCTCTTAAATGGCTGCTTTGATGGCATTTGTAATAGTGCTTTTATGGCAGGAACGGATTTATTAAGAGGAAAAGAACGCTGATAACAATAATAGCTAATGGAGATAACTATGATGTATAGCAATAAGTTACGCCCGCTATCAACACTATTGCAAGGCGGTGGACAACAAGTCTCACTCACTTCTTTATTACCAATCAATTACTCGGCTAAGCTTAATAAAAAATTAAAAATGGTATCCCTGCTATTGGCCGCAGCTGCTGTCTCTCAAAGCGCTATGGCCGCCACTTTAGGGCAGGGGACGACGGTTTCTCCGTCGGGAGACGTGTACGATCTGACCCCGACTTTTGAGTGGAATGCCATTCCCGGGGCGGTTTATTACCGTCTGAGTATTCAAAAAACAAGTGGCGGCTATGCCATTTTACCGGAACCTTTGCCGTCGTCGACGTCCCATACCGATAGTCAGAGCCTGACCGCCGGGCAATGTTACAACTGGTGGATCCGCGGCGAGCGGAAAATCGGCGATTACGGTCCCTGGTCGGCAGTAAAAACGTTTTGTGTGAAAGAGCCGTTGCCGGATGTTGTGGTAAGGGACATTAACTGGAGCCCGGTTTCTCCCGAGCCGGGGGAGACGGTGACTTTCTCCGCTACCCTGGAAAATTACGGTACTGCCGACACGCCAAGCGGAGTTGCCGTAGGAACGGGATTGCAGGTAGGCGGCAGTTATGTCGGCGCTTTTTTTGTCCGTAACGATAACGGCCAAACTACTTCGCTGGCGGCAGGTGAGGAATATGTCGGCAGTTTCAGCGGCACCTGGCCGGCAAGCAGCGGCACCTGGCCGGCAAGCAGCGGCAGTTATGCGGTTAAGGCGGTAGCGGATGATATTAACCGTTTCACCGAGAGCAATGACAATAACAACAGTCTGACTGGCAATATTGAGGTGGTGGCCAATGATGCCTGCCATATGGTGGTAGAGCCGGCGGACTTTGGCAGCGGCGGCAACCTGAATATGGATCCCGCCATCAATACGTTTTTAAACAGCGCCTCTTGCAGCAGGGTTAGTCTACGGCTTAAACCGGGCAATTATCTTTTTGATGAAGCGATTGATTTTAGGGGCAACCTCAGCGGCGGCAAGCCGGATATCAGCTTTGAATTTGACCAGGGGGATTACCATTTCAGCCATGAACTTATGTTCAGCTATTTTAACACCGCCGCCCAGGATGTGGTGATTAAAGGGGCGGGTAAGGAGCATACCTGGCTTAAGTTCTGCCTGACCGGAACGACCTGTAGCTCTGACGGCTGGGGTATGCTGCACTTCAGGCAAAATCCCGAAGGCATAGTTATCAGTGACTTGAGCATAGAAGGGAAAAAACACTCGACCACAAGCTGGGCCTTTGACGGCGCGATTATGCTGAGCCTTGACGGCACCCTGGCCAAAGATGTTTCGATTGAGGATGTGCGTGTTAAAGGAGCGGAGTACGGTATTTTTGCCAAGCATTCGCAAAACCTGAGTATCCGGCACTCCCGTATTGAAGACAGCCATATTGGCGTATATCTGCATAACGGCGACCACCATAATGTCCTGATTTACGATAATGTTATCACCAACGATTCGCAAACCTCCGGTGGCCGCTACGGTATTTTCTCTACTACGGCCATGCTGGACTCGGCGATAGTGAAAAACAACATCAGTAACCTGAGCGAACGGGGGATTTATCCGGGGCCGGGTTCGCAGCGTTTGTGGATTCATAACAACAGCGTAGACAAAGCCGGTTTGGGAGGCAACGGCGCCGGGATCAACATCAACAAGGAAGACTTGGTTGATATTCTGGTGAGTAAAAACAGCATCAGCAATATCGGCGGCGGGGTTACCCAGTCGGGCCTTGGCAGCTTGCCGATTTCCGATAGTGATGAAGATAAATACACCCAAAATTCAACCTCCGTCAGCTCAACCACCATTTGGCCGAACCGCCAGTGGAACGGTTATGGTATTTCCACCTCGGGTGCTGTCTCAGGCGGTGTCGCTTTAGTGGATAATGACATTACCGGCGCGGCTTCCCACGGCATCAAGGTTAATCCCGGGGCTGAAAATGTGCTGATCTATAAAAATCAGGTTGAAAACAGCGGCGTGAACGGTTTAAGCATAGTGCCGGGCTATGCCTACGGCGGACAGTTCGGCTATACCGGGCAGGGCGGCATTTCTGATGTTTGGGTGCAGGATAACAGCTTTAACAGCAGTGGCCGGGCGGGCATAGAAATTTTGTCGCGGGGGACGCCGTTATTTGCGGTGCCTGCAAGCTGTGAAGACGAAACTAACTGTACCATGTCGCAGACAAGCTACGGCGTTTGTTCACAAGTGGGCGGTAATCCTTGCGTTGACCTATACAGCACCACCAATTGCGGCGATAACTGCTATTTGCCCACCTGGCAGGACTTCCAGGTTGACCTGCATGCCAACACCACCAAAGATAACGATATCGCCAATATGATCATCAATCCGCAGCGGGTCGTCGGTTCAAGCGTGAATCTGTACTATGCCATTTCCGGCATGGCAGCCAGCCATATGGACAGCAATCACAGTGATAATTATCACCTGTATCCCAGCGGACACATCGGGCAAAACTCTATACCGAGTGGTTGTTTGAGCCACAGCTCGACCGGGACTGTCAGCCGCTCGGATAATACTGCGGTAAGCAAGTACAACACCTTGGTTAACAAGATCGATGGCTTGTCATTCTTGCTTTATGACGAAAGTAGCAAAAGCTGGCAGCCTATCGGTTTAGATGATGAGAGCCGGTTCGTGTTTGAACGTATTGATTTCGGGATTTCAGCGCCGGGCTGTTAATGGGGGCAAATATTGTGGATTTTGCTGTGCCTTGCAGTTTATGCCAGCGCAGCATTTATTCTAATGATATAGATAAGTAGCTGAATTTTTTAGAACCTTTGCGTACTTTATATTGATAATATGCCGTAATCACAACAAAATGCGATCTTTAATTATTACTCTTTGTTGGTAAGACAAAGCTGAACATATATGGTCACTGTTATCGTTTTGGGTACAATGTTATCACTTCATCAATTTGATTGATTTATGACAGAATGTTTCTTTCTTGAAAAATCAATTGGCCAACTTTTCCCATACAATCAGGTATTTTATTAATTAACTTTCTTGCTATTAAAAACTGTTTTGATATGCAAACTTAGTTGAGCCATTCATAGTCTTGTTAGATGGAATAAATCCGTATTTTACGCATTTAAGAATTTAGACATGTATTAGAACAAGCTGATATGATTGAAGAATTATTTATATTTAATTTTTATGCAATCAAGGCATCGAGATGAGTGAGAAAGTACCATGCACCGAATGCGGAGTGGCAGTATTACCAAGTACTGCTGAGCGTACTGGTGGATTATGTATGCCTTGTAAAAATGGCACTCGTAAGAACATTGAACAATCTAAAGAGTATTACAAAAGGGAACGAGAGCTAGATAAAACCTGCCCCTTCCGTGCGTTGTGGAGGGGGCTTGTCGATAAAGTCTATAAACAAGAAGGTGGTTTTGCAGCGCTGTCCGAAGATGAAAAGCTGTATTACTCAGTTAATGCTCTCGGTGGTGAAGTTTATAACGGTGGTTTTGTTCAGTACTTCGATAACTCATCGGGTGAGACCTATCGTTACGCAGAGCTTGGGCTAGTTCGTTTGGGCGCAACAAGCTCTCTAAAACTGCTGCGCAAAGCCAAAGAAGAGCTTCTCGGGTCAGGCTCTGTTCCTAAAGACCAAGCTGAACGCTGGGCCGCAATAAAAAAGCACAGCGATGAGCCAGACTTAGATGGCCTGGATACAGAGTTTTACAAAGATCCAGATCAACTTGATAAAAAGTTGGAGAGCTTTGCAGTCGAAGTTGGGCTGGTAAAAAATGCATAACAAAGCCAGCCAGAGGGGCCAAAAAACCACCGTTTCACTCTGGTTTTTCGGCCCCTGCCGGCGGCGTTAGTTTTATCGGAGTTTTCAATTCATCAATTAAGTACCAATATGAAAAAAAATACTGCACATGAATTAAAATTGGATATATTAAATAGGCTACATACTCTTCACCTTACCGTCGGTAGTTTGAATGCTGCATTAGGCCTACTCGGGTTGGCTGATGAATGTAAAAAGAACTTTGATCCAAAAGAAAGATTTGAGGAGATATTTGCTTTTGTTGTCGATGACCTTTTAAAGCGAAAGTGGGCACAAATTTATCAACCAGATGAGAAGACAAGGATTATGCAACAAGAGGGAAAAGTCAAAGCTGCCGATGATACTTTAATTGCCCTGACTTACGAAGGCGTTTCAGAATGCGAAAATCAACTAAAACAGATAAACGAACCGAACAATGTTAATTCTATGATTAAAATTGAGAACGTATCGAGTTCAAGCATAAATATAAATGCAGACAATAACAGCTCAATTATCCAACAAGATTATATAGAACCAACTCTTTTTTCTGAAATGAGAAACGCTATATTGTCATCTCAATTAGAGCCTGAAACTAAAAAACAGTTGAACTCAGAAGTTGAACTTCTTTTGCTGAATCATAAAAGAGGTTCTTTTTCTGAAGGGTATAAAGACTTCATGCAAAATACATCGGCGCATATTACAGTGTTTACACCATTCCTAACACTACTGGCAAGTTTATTGTAGGGAAACAAAAACTAACAAGTGCAGCCAACGGATTCGCTACGCTCTCTGCTGCTGCAAGCGTTGGCCGCTAAGGAAAGCCATGATGACTGTATCTTTATCAAAGCTATTTTTAGATTACAAAACTAAAAGAAAAAAATTTCTGCTAGAAAAAGGGAAATCTTCAAGTATTTTTAAGAGGTTATTTAGTGGTTCATATGAAGCTCATTACCATTTAGATTCAGAAGTAAGCTTTTATAATGATGCCTCTCGCTGGGTTTCTGACTATTTAAACGACTTATCAGATACTGATATCTTGAAATTAAAGTTTGAACTGAGATTATTTAAAGAAAGGTTAAACTCACAGCATTCGATGTTGGTAATATTGGTACTTATTATTGTATCTTTTACTGCTTTTTTAGGGCTTGCAACGGTTTCAAGCAATGACAATTCAGATGTTGCCCCCTTGTTAGTTACAAGTATTTTCTCATTATTTGCGCTATTTAAAAGAGGGAGTTTAATTGAACATTTGAGTTTTTGTTCTGAACTTGAGGTATTGTTCGATTCGGAAATGAATATAAATCGTGGCTAATAAGGCAATTAATCGGACTTATAAAAGCTTTAGGCTCCAAGGAGGTATTATGCAATCTGAACATAAATTTCACTCGTATATTACCGTTTTTACGGTAGTGGTTATGTACTTTATGATTCAAAGAGTAGCACCATTAATAAATGGCTATGATATTGCGAAGCCAGTTGCTGCTTTTATATCTGCAGTTGGTATTTATAATATTTTTGCAAAAATTTTATTGGCAATTTCTCGTAATTGGTTGTGGTTAAAAAAACACTTTTTAGGGGCTAGTTTTGTTAATGGAACATGGGTTGGCAAGTTTACCAATTCAAATAATGAAACGATTTTTACTGTAGAGTACTTTGATCAGACATTGAACTATTTAGTTATTCGCGGTGAGGCTTTTAGAGAAAACGGTGAGTCTTATGCCCAATGGCTATCTAAAGCCACGCACATAAATGAAGCTGATGGAGTTCTCACTTACACTTATACTTGTGATAAGGACGAAGTTAAATCTACTATGCAGGGCGTGTGTGTTTTTAGTTTTCAAAGGGAAGCAGCTCATCTCCCGCCATCTTTTATGAAGGGATATTCTGCCGATTTAGTTGATGGAGTCAGAGATAGTAATTCCGAAACTAAAGTATCTGATTCACTTGTTCCATTGCAAGAAGCTATCACTTTGGCGAAAGAAAAAGCTTAACAAGCCACTACACTCAGAAATTTTACTCGCTGCGCTCTTAAAATTCTGGTGAGCCCGGCGTTAAGTTCAAGGAGGAACCAGTGAAGGATAAGGAAAAAATTGCAGTATTCATTGATGCTGATAATGCCCCTGCCAAAAAGATAGATAAAGTGCTCTCTGAATTGGC
This genomic window from Thalassomonas viridans contains:
- a CDS encoding S9 family peptidase, whose translation is MKLTSTPQAPVAVKKTHLHEIHGHKRRDDYFWLRDDERQAPEVLAYLNEENAFTKSVMAPLEPLKKQLYDEMVARQEPALESVPYFKNGFWYISRFDEGKDFTLYTRRKGDMEAPEQVILDCNERAEGHSYYELGEITLSSNAMLMAYSEDTLSRRQYTLRFKNLATGEDFPETIKDTAGAVWANDNETVFYVKQHPETLLPYQVYRHTLGTDASNDQLIYQEDDESFYLHLYKTRSEKYLVLGITSTTTCDCLILDADNPDGEFSNFLPRKRGHEYTVDHFNDKFFILTNKPGKNFALMTSEQRTQENADLWTGIVPAREDVLLEGFDLMRDYLVVEERQGGLPQLRQIHYQSGEAKALQFHDPVYTVFSHYNPDSKSNKFRYQYTSFTTPSSIYELDLDSGETRLLKQSKVLGGFSGDDYQSERLWVIARDGIKVPVSLVYKKALFNNENPLLVYAYGAYGESLDISFSPSNLSLLDRGFVYAVAHVRGGEELGRHWYEDGKLLNKKNTFNDFIDVSKALVAQGYGAKDKLFAAGGSAGGLLIGAVINQAPELYQGVVASVPFVDVVSTMLDESIPLTTGEYDEWGNPNDADYYHYIHSYSPYDQISRQDYPHMLVTSGLHDSQVQYWEPAKWVAKLRQHKTDENQLLLYTDMDAGHGGKSGRFQHLVDVAREFAFLIDLTK
- a CDS encoding CARDB domain-containing protein; translated protein: MMYSNKLRPLSTLLQGGGQQVSLTSLLPINYSAKLNKKLKMVSLLLAAAAVSQSAMAATLGQGTTVSPSGDVYDLTPTFEWNAIPGAVYYRLSIQKTSGGYAILPEPLPSSTSHTDSQSLTAGQCYNWWIRGERKIGDYGPWSAVKTFCVKEPLPDVVVRDINWSPVSPEPGETVTFSATLENYGTADTPSGVAVGTGLQVGGSYVGAFFVRNDNGQTTSLAAGEEYVGSFSGTWPASSGTWPASSGSYAVKAVADDINRFTESNDNNNSLTGNIEVVANDACHMVVEPADFGSGGNLNMDPAINTFLNSASCSRVSLRLKPGNYLFDEAIDFRGNLSGGKPDISFEFDQGDYHFSHELMFSYFNTAAQDVVIKGAGKEHTWLKFCLTGTTCSSDGWGMLHFRQNPEGIVISDLSIEGKKHSTTSWAFDGAIMLSLDGTLAKDVSIEDVRVKGAEYGIFAKHSQNLSIRHSRIEDSHIGVYLHNGDHHNVLIYDNVITNDSQTSGGRYGIFSTTAMLDSAIVKNNISNLSERGIYPGPGSQRLWIHNNSVDKAGLGGNGAGININKEDLVDILVSKNSISNIGGGVTQSGLGSLPISDSDEDKYTQNSTSVSSTTIWPNRQWNGYGISTSGAVSGGVALVDNDITGAASHGIKVNPGAENVLIYKNQVENSGVNGLSIVPGYAYGGQFGYTGQGGISDVWVQDNSFNSSGRAGIEILSRGTPLFAVPASCEDETNCTMSQTSYGVCSQVGGNPCVDLYSTTNCGDNCYLPTWQDFQVDLHANTTKDNDIANMIINPQRVVGSSVNLYYAISGMAASHMDSNHSDNYHLYPSGHIGQNSIPSGCLSHSSTGTVSRSDNTAVSKYNTLVNKIDGLSFLLYDESSKSWQPIGLDDESRFVFERIDFGISAPGC
- a CDS encoding DMP19 family protein; translated protein: MSEKVPCTECGVAVLPSTAERTGGLCMPCKNGTRKNIEQSKEYYKRERELDKTCPFRALWRGLVDKVYKQEGGFAALSEDEKLYYSVNALGGEVYNGGFVQYFDNSSGETYRYAELGLVRLGATSSLKLLRKAKEELLGSGSVPKDQAERWAAIKKHSDEPDLDGLDTEFYKDPDQLDKKLESFAVEVGLVKNA